A region of Candidatus Liberibacter africanus PTSAPSY DNA encodes the following proteins:
- the purB gene encoding adenylosuccinate lyase: protein MISRYARTEMTALWSPETKFRIWFEIEAHACDALAELGIIPKEAAKNIWEKGKNVVFNVDRIIEFETIIKHDVIAFLTHLAEIIGPDARFIHQGMTSSDVLDTCFSIQLMRSTDILLEDMNQLLDSLKKRAFEHKDTITIGRSHGIHAEPTTFGLKLAMAYAEFSRSRDRLLRAREEIAICAISGSVGTFSNIPPYVEQHVAKAMGLKEDPISSQIIARDRHAMYFSVLGIIASSIERLATEIRHLQRTEILEVEEFFHPGQKGSSSMPHKRNPILTENLTGLSRLIRSHVIPAMENVALWHERDISHSSVERVIGPDAAIHLDFALNRLKNIIEELVVYPDNMKKNLEHLRGLIYSQRILLALTQAGVSREEAYQLVQRNAMKVWQNGSIFLDELLADIDIRKVLSEKEICDKFDHKYHTKHVDTIFERVFQI from the coding sequence ATGATTTCTCGTTATGCTAGAACTGAAATGACCGCTCTATGGTCTCCTGAAACAAAATTTAGAATATGGTTCGAAATAGAAGCACATGCTTGTGATGCTTTAGCAGAACTTGGTATTATTCCCAAAGAAGCAGCAAAAAATATCTGGGAAAAAGGTAAAAATGTCGTTTTTAACGTAGATCGCATTATTGAGTTTGAAACAATAATTAAACATGATGTCATCGCTTTTTTAACACATCTCGCAGAAATCATCGGCCCTGATGCACGTTTTATTCATCAAGGAATGACTTCATCTGATGTTCTTGATACATGCTTTAGTATCCAACTTATGCGATCTACTGATATTTTATTAGAAGACATGAATCAATTGCTGGATAGCTTGAAAAAGCGTGCTTTTGAACATAAAGATACCATAACCATCGGACGATCTCATGGGATACATGCAGAACCTACAACTTTTGGTCTAAAATTAGCTATGGCTTATGCAGAATTCTCTCGTTCTCGTGATCGACTCCTTCGTGCTCGAGAAGAAATAGCTATCTGTGCGATTTCTGGATCTGTTGGCACATTTTCAAACATCCCCCCGTATGTTGAACAACATGTTGCAAAAGCTATGGGTTTGAAAGAGGATCCGATATCTTCCCAAATTATTGCTCGCGATCGACATGCGATGTATTTTTCAGTACTGGGAATTATTGCTTCTTCCATAGAAAGACTAGCTACAGAAATAAGGCATCTTCAACGCACTGAAATTCTTGAAGTAGAAGAATTTTTCCATCCTGGACAAAAAGGCTCTTCATCTATGCCTCATAAACGCAACCCTATCCTAACTGAAAATTTAACAGGATTATCTCGATTAATACGCTCTCACGTGATTCCTGCCATGGAAAACGTAGCTCTTTGGCATGAAAGAGATATCTCACATTCTTCTGTTGAAAGAGTTATAGGGCCTGATGCAGCAATACATCTTGATTTTGCACTTAACCGTTTAAAAAATATCATAGAAGAATTAGTTGTTTATCCAGATAATATGAAGAAAAATCTTGAACATCTTAGAGGATTGATTTACTCCCAACGTATACTTCTAGCATTAACGCAAGCAGGAGTATCAAGAGAAGAAGCATATCAACTTGTTCAGCGTAATGCCATGAAAGTATGGCAAAATGGATCTATTTTTCTTGATGAGTTGCTTGCAGACATTGATATACGAAAAGTTTTATCTGAAAAAGAAATATGCGATAAATTTGACCATAAATATCATACTAAACATGTTGATACCATTTTTGAACGTGTTTTCCAGATATAG